From Echinicola jeungdonensis, the proteins below share one genomic window:
- a CDS encoding TolC family protein, protein MGSIIRVALLGMFLLGLSPGKAFSQEIVKFTLEESIQYALENNVAAQNALLETYAAEASIGERTAQGLPQINGNFDFTKNLSIPVMFLPNEGPFADPDNPSDVLPVQFGVNYQSGITLTVEQMLFNGSYFVGLKAAKTYRELSEFDRKKTQNDVIVNVKKAYFSVLVNRERLELVEANLARIDTLLRETNALYREGFAEKIDVSRIKVQQNNILTELDRIRAAILVSKELLKIQMGLPKSYELVVTDNLDEMNQPDDIRALINQEGSQRVEIDQLKTNMDLVRLDLKNNHVKYLPQLNANFTYQRNGAGQSFSTTWDGENWFTGSFVGLSLSVPIFDGLSKSHKIQQNRIKLKQLENQRVLLENNIALERFQARTNLRNSLKALEVQEENRELAREVYDIARIKFNEGVGSNLEVVEADADLKEAETNYFGALYDALVAKVDLEKALGILK, encoded by the coding sequence ATGGGTAGTATTATTAGAGTAGCCCTTTTAGGCATGTTTTTATTGGGGCTAAGCCCTGGGAAGGCTTTTTCTCAGGAAATCGTCAAATTCACATTAGAGGAAAGCATCCAATATGCCTTGGAAAATAATGTGGCAGCCCAAAATGCTCTTTTAGAAACGTATGCCGCCGAGGCTTCAATTGGGGAAAGGACGGCACAGGGGCTCCCACAAATCAATGGAAATTTTGACTTTACTAAAAATTTATCCATTCCGGTGATGTTTTTGCCCAATGAAGGGCCATTTGCTGATCCGGATAATCCATCGGATGTGTTACCGGTGCAATTTGGGGTCAATTATCAAAGCGGCATAACCCTTACAGTGGAACAGATGCTTTTTAACGGTTCCTATTTTGTGGGCTTAAAAGCCGCAAAAACTTATCGGGAGTTAAGTGAATTTGACAGGAAAAAGACCCAAAATGATGTGATTGTCAATGTCAAAAAAGCCTATTTTTCAGTTTTGGTCAATCGGGAAAGGCTGGAATTGGTGGAAGCCAACCTGGCAAGGATCGATACCTTGCTGAGGGAAACCAATGCTCTTTATCGCGAGGGGTTTGCAGAAAAAATTGATGTCTCCAGGATCAAGGTGCAACAAAACAATATATTAACAGAATTGGACCGGATCAGGGCCGCTATTCTGGTGAGCAAAGAATTGTTAAAAATTCAAATGGGGTTGCCCAAGTCTTATGAGTTGGTGGTTACGGATAACCTGGATGAAATGAACCAACCAGATGATATCAGGGCTTTGATCAATCAGGAGGGATCACAAAGAGTTGAAATTGATCAGTTAAAAACCAATATGGACCTGGTAAGGTTGGATCTTAAAAATAACCATGTGAAATACCTTCCCCAGCTTAATGCAAATTTTACTTACCAAAGAAATGGGGCTGGACAAAGCTTTTCCACCACCTGGGATGGGGAAAATTGGTTTACCGGTTCATTTGTGGGTTTGAGTTTAAGTGTGCCGATTTTTGATGGCTTGTCCAAAAGTCATAAAATTCAGCAAAATCGGATTAAGCTCAAACAACTTGAAAACCAACGTGTATTATTGGAAAATAATATTGCTTTGGAACGGTTTCAGGCCAGGACCAATCTGCGGAATAGCTTAAAGGCTCTGGAAGTTCAGGAGGAAAACAGAGAACTTGCCCGGGAAGTTTATGACATCGCCCGGATAAAATTTAATGAAGGAGTGGGCTCCAATCTTGAAGTGGTGGAAGCCGATGCTGACTTAAAAGAAGCGGAAACCAACTATTTTGGAGCTTTATATGATGCCTTGGTGGCCAAAGTTGATTTGGAAAAAGCCTTGGGAATTTTGAAATGA
- a CDS encoding ribose-phosphate pyrophosphokinase gives MTEVKLFSGTNSRNLAESIAKNYGQDLGQLTLSKFSDGEFSPSYDESVRGCSVFLIQSTNPTADNLLELCLMIDAAKRASAYKVCAVLPYFGYARQDRKDRPRVSIAAKLIANMLTSAGADRIMTCDLHAGQIQGFFDIPLDHLDGSAIFVPYLKSLDLGNLLVASPDVGGVGRARAYAKHFEVEMVVCDKHRKRANEVASMQIIGDVEGMDVVLVDDLVDTAGTMCKAAQIIMDKGANSVRAIATHGVLSGKAYENIENSVLSELVITDTIPLKQNSSKIKVLTVAELFGKAIHAVTGNDSISALFI, from the coding sequence ATGACAGAGGTAAAACTCTTCTCCGGTACCAACTCCAGGAACCTTGCGGAATCCATTGCAAAAAATTACGGTCAGGATTTAGGCCAGTTAACTTTATCAAAATTTAGTGATGGGGAATTTTCACCCAGTTATGACGAATCAGTGAGGGGATGTAGTGTTTTTTTGATTCAGTCAACAAACCCAACCGCAGATAACTTACTGGAGCTTTGCTTGATGATCGATGCGGCAAAGCGGGCCAGTGCCTACAAGGTTTGTGCTGTCCTGCCCTATTTTGGATATGCCCGGCAAGACCGTAAAGACCGCCCCAGGGTTTCCATTGCAGCCAAGTTGATTGCCAATATGCTTACTTCCGCTGGTGCGGACAGGATCATGACCTGTGATCTGCATGCCGGTCAGATTCAGGGATTTTTCGATATTCCCTTGGATCATTTGGACGGATCAGCTATTTTTGTGCCCTATTTGAAAAGCCTTGATTTGGGAAACCTTTTGGTTGCTTCCCCAGATGTAGGAGGAGTTGGAAGGGCCAGGGCTTATGCTAAGCACTTTGAAGTAGAAATGGTAGTCTGTGACAAACACAGGAAGAGAGCCAATGAAGTCGCTTCTATGCAGATAATTGGTGATGTTGAAGGGATGGATGTTGTATTGGTAGATGACTTGGTGGACACCGCCGGAACCATGTGCAAGGCAGCCCAAATAATCATGGACAAGGGTGCCAACTCGGTAAGAGCCATTGCTACCCATGGGGTCCTTTCCGGTAAGGCATATGAAAACATTGAAAATTCTGTTTTATCAGAACTGGTAATCACGGATACCATTCCATTGAAACAAAATTCTTCAAAAATCAAAGTACTAACCGTTGCCGAACTATTTGGCAAGGCCATTCATGCCGTCACTGGTAATGACTCGATCAGTGCTTTGTTCATTTAA
- a CDS encoding OprO/OprP family phosphate-selective porin, with protein sequence MMMNRRAFAVLLGLLLSFNTWAGSKEGEAENDSTKINLEYGSKGFQMTTSDNKFQLNIRGRLQFRYTTPFEDDPVTFEDLNGPTKNSLNINRARLKIGGHAYKPWLKYYFEYDLWASRVLDFRIMVEKWPWLNFKIGQWKVEYSRERSVSSGKQQMLERSIINRPFTVDRQQGMTVYGHLDGGGLANFDYNLSMLTGSGRGGGENDDSKLMYVGRLQWNVLGDGVPISGSDLNHVKNPLASIAFAGATNTSPYTRFSSSGGGSLAGYGEGVLGQYSVDQWLFETAFQYKSFSWHSEYHQKQVQDNVNDMVTNLEGFFGQGGYILNHQAAKENNPLYEVAVRYSQYRPNKAITMNRKEEYALAVNCFFNGHKNKLTGDVTYFEFDNEIAAQESTGWRFRLQYDISF encoded by the coding sequence ATGATGATGAACAGAAGAGCATTTGCTGTTTTGCTGGGCTTGTTATTATCTTTTAACACCTGGGCCGGTTCAAAGGAAGGGGAGGCGGAAAATGACTCCACTAAAATCAACCTGGAATATGGTTCAAAAGGCTTTCAAATGACTACCTCGGATAACAAGTTTCAACTGAATATTCGCGGTAGGCTTCAATTTAGGTATACCACCCCTTTTGAAGATGATCCAGTTACTTTTGAAGATCTTAATGGCCCCACGAAAAATTCCCTAAATATTAACCGGGCCCGTTTGAAAATAGGTGGTCATGCTTACAAACCTTGGTTAAAATATTATTTTGAGTATGATTTATGGGCCTCCCGGGTTTTGGATTTTCGGATTATGGTTGAAAAGTGGCCGTGGTTGAATTTCAAAATTGGGCAATGGAAAGTTGAGTATTCCAGGGAGCGTTCTGTTTCCAGTGGAAAACAACAAATGCTGGAAAGGTCTATTATCAACAGACCATTTACCGTAGACCGACAGCAAGGGATGACCGTATATGGCCATCTTGATGGTGGAGGCTTAGCCAATTTTGATTATAACTTGTCCATGCTGACTGGAAGCGGCCGTGGTGGAGGAGAAAACGATGATAGCAAATTGATGTATGTAGGAAGGTTGCAATGGAACGTTTTGGGTGATGGAGTGCCCATTTCAGGATCTGATCTTAATCATGTTAAAAATCCATTGGCATCCATTGCTTTTGCAGGAGCTACCAATACCAGTCCATATACCCGTTTTTCCTCCTCAGGAGGGGGTAGTTTGGCCGGGTATGGAGAAGGAGTGCTAGGACAATATAGTGTCGATCAGTGGCTTTTTGAAACTGCTTTCCAATACAAATCCTTTAGCTGGCACAGTGAATACCACCAAAAACAGGTACAGGATAATGTAAATGATATGGTTACCAATTTGGAAGGCTTTTTTGGACAGGGTGGATATATTTTAAATCACCAGGCAGCAAAAGAAAATAATCCCCTTTATGAAGTTGCTGTCAGGTATTCCCAATACCGTCCTAATAAGGCGATCACCATGAATAGAAAAGAAGAATATGCATTAGCTGTCAACTGCTTCTTTAATGGGCATAAGAATAAGTTGACCGGGGATGTGACCTATTTTGAGTTTGATAATGAAATTGCTGCACAGGAATCAACCGGCTGGAGGTTTAGATTGCAATATGATATTTCATTTTAG
- a CDS encoding thiamine-binding protein, producing the protein MKTINLGLQIVPKSKHHHSYDLVDAAIEVIKAAGVKFEITPFETVMEGPEDLLHEVARKAQSAVLEAGAEEILVYYRMQIRKEADVTMNEKTEKHRK; encoded by the coding sequence ATGAAAACCATAAACCTAGGATTACAAATCGTCCCCAAAAGCAAACACCACCATAGCTATGACCTGGTGGATGCTGCTATCGAAGTAATTAAAGCTGCTGGTGTTAAATTCGAAATCACTCCTTTTGAAACGGTGATGGAAGGCCCTGAAGATTTGCTGCATGAAGTTGCCAGAAAAGCACAAAGTGCAGTATTGGAAGCAGGAGCAGAAGAAATCCTGGTTTATTATCGGATGCAAATCCGAAAAGAAGCCGACGTTACCATGAATGAAAAAACAGAAAAGCATAGGAAATAA
- a CDS encoding YodC family protein, whose amino-acid sequence MEKFKKGDIVKLKSGGPKMTVEEFQWNPYKNNYDKEKLQCTWFKEDIKYSEIFESAALEKA is encoded by the coding sequence ATGGAAAAATTCAAAAAAGGAGACATTGTTAAATTAAAATCCGGAGGACCAAAAATGACTGTGGAAGAATTCCAATGGAACCCCTACAAAAACAATTATGATAAAGAAAAGCTCCAATGCACCTGGTTCAAGGAGGACATCAAATATTCAGAAATCTTTGAATCTGCAGCTCTAGAAAAAGCTTAA
- the pth gene encoding aminoacyl-tRNA hydrolase — MKYLIIGLGNIGPEYELTRHNVGFLTLDRLADKMGASWNSNRLAFTADYKFKSRQIHLIKPTTYMNLSGKAVNYWMKELKISKENILVVVDDVALPFGALRLRAKGSSAGHNGLKNIETLTGGQNYPRLRFGIGDDFPKGKQIDYVLGRWSQKEIDELPSFMDKAIDMIHGFCTIGINMTMSQFNS, encoded by the coding sequence ATGAAATACCTGATCATTGGCCTTGGAAATATTGGCCCTGAATATGAACTCACCCGGCATAATGTGGGCTTTCTGACCCTGGACCGCCTGGCAGACAAAATGGGAGCCTCCTGGAACAGCAATAGGCTGGCATTTACTGCTGATTACAAATTCAAAAGCAGGCAAATCCACCTGATCAAACCTACAACTTATATGAACCTGAGTGGAAAGGCCGTCAATTACTGGATGAAAGAATTAAAAATCTCTAAGGAAAATATTCTGGTAGTGGTGGATGATGTAGCTTTACCTTTTGGAGCATTAAGGCTTAGGGCCAAAGGTTCCTCCGCCGGGCATAATGGCCTCAAAAATATCGAGACCCTCACGGGGGGACAAAATTACCCCAGATTAAGATTTGGCATTGGGGATGATTTTCCCAAAGGGAAACAAATTGATTATGTATTGGGGAGATGGAGCCAAAAGGAAATTGATGAATTGCCTTCATTTATGGATAAAGCCATTGATATGATACATGGTTTTTGTACTATTGGCATCAATATGACCATGAGCCAATTCAATAGTTAA
- the purL gene encoding phosphoribosylformylglycinamidine synthase, translated as MILFFQSPQQNIIYALHSKQPLTQEDLQKLTWLFGEAEQLKEPQVSGTFAGPRKEMITPWSTNAVEIATNMGIPGLLRIEEFVRIEKDSPIDPMLQVVYEGLDQDIFTIDLEPQKVISITDIKAYNQQEGLALSEEEISYLEKVSKELGRPLTDSEVFGFSQVNSEHCRHKIFNGTFILDGKKKEDTLFQLIKKTSIKHPNRIVSAYKDNVAFVKGPKAQQFAPKRQDQSDYFSPESIDTVLSLKAETHNFPTTVEPFNGAATGSGGEIRDRLAGGTASIPLAGTAVYMTSYPRSEKGRTWEKNLPERKWLYQTPMDILIKASNGASDFGNKFGQPLISGSLLTFEHGEEDKHYGYDKVIMLAGGIGFTREKYSLKNTPVKGDQVVIMGGDNYRIGMGGSAVSSVNTGEFANHIELNAIQRSNPEMQKRVANVIRAMAENEHNPIISIHDHGAGGHLNCLSELVEETGGSIDIDKLPVGDQTLSAKEIIGNESQERMGLVIHKKDVDTLQKISERERAPFYVVGETTGDMHFKFENKITKEKPIDWDLSHMFGSSPKTVLTDQRTNTNFKEPEYQSSLLSQYIQEVLQLEAVACKDWLTNKVDRSVTGRVATQQTTGAIQLPLNNVAVMAVDFTGTKGIATSIGHAPVAALANPEAGSRLAIAEALTNLIWAPIEDGLEGISLSANWMWPAKNEGENDRLYRAVESVSNFAIELGINIPTGKDSLSMTQKYPDGKTVFSPGTVIISSVGECSDVRKTITPDIKPEEGTQLFYVDFSKDKAKLGGSSFAQVINTVGTTPPTVVDSEYFAKAFNVIQNLIENGDILAGHDISAGGLITSLLEMTFPTTNCGLNVKVENLKEKDLIKALFAENPGVIIQAKNADEVKDVLENYSINYTPIAEVTMDSKVTLDGLNLSLPVENCRDTWFRSSYLLDKKQSGEKLAADRFENYKSQPLTYNFDEKWEGLLDNFSLNPFRKEANGTKAAIIREKGVNGDREMAYALWLAGFDVKDIHMTDLIAGRENLEDVQMIVFVGGFSNSDVLGSAKGWAGAFLYNEKAKKALDNFYARPDTLSLGVCNGCQLMVELGLINRRHDQKPKMLHNDSHKFESSFVNVNIPENNTVMFSSLSGQRLGVWVAHGEGKFSLPKAKEEYNIGMTYSYESYPGNPNGSDHAVAGLASQDGRHLAIMPHIERSLFPWNWPDYPAGRKSEEITPWVEAFVNARKWVESHH; from the coding sequence ATGATTCTCTTTTTCCAATCTCCTCAACAAAACATCATCTACGCTTTACATAGCAAACAACCATTGACCCAGGAAGATCTGCAGAAGCTAACCTGGCTTTTTGGTGAGGCCGAACAACTCAAGGAACCACAGGTATCCGGAACTTTTGCAGGTCCTAGAAAAGAAATGATTACCCCTTGGTCTACCAATGCGGTGGAAATAGCCACCAATATGGGCATCCCAGGTTTGCTGAGAATTGAAGAATTTGTTCGAATTGAAAAAGACAGTCCTATCGACCCCATGTTGCAGGTGGTTTATGAAGGACTCGATCAGGATATATTTACTATAGATCTAGAACCTCAAAAGGTCATTTCTATTACTGACATCAAAGCTTACAATCAACAGGAAGGGCTGGCGTTAAGTGAGGAAGAAATCAGTTATTTGGAAAAAGTGAGCAAAGAATTGGGCAGGCCTTTGACCGATAGTGAGGTGTTTGGATTTAGCCAGGTAAATTCTGAGCACTGTCGCCATAAGATTTTTAATGGTACTTTTATCCTCGATGGTAAGAAAAAGGAAGACACCCTGTTCCAATTGATCAAAAAGACTTCGATCAAACACCCTAACCGGATTGTTTCAGCCTATAAGGACAATGTTGCCTTTGTCAAAGGTCCTAAAGCCCAGCAATTTGCCCCCAAAAGGCAGGACCAGTCGGATTATTTTTCCCCGGAATCTATAGATACTGTTCTTTCCCTAAAAGCCGAAACCCACAATTTCCCCACTACTGTGGAGCCCTTTAATGGCGCCGCCACCGGTTCAGGTGGGGAAATCAGGGACCGTCTGGCAGGAGGAACTGCTTCTATTCCATTGGCCGGAACTGCGGTTTATATGACTTCTTACCCAAGAAGTGAAAAAGGAAGGACCTGGGAAAAAAACCTCCCAGAAAGAAAATGGCTATACCAAACGCCCATGGACATCCTGATCAAAGCTTCCAATGGGGCCAGTGATTTTGGCAACAAATTTGGCCAACCCCTGATTTCCGGAAGTTTATTGACTTTTGAGCATGGAGAGGAGGATAAGCATTACGGTTATGACAAAGTGATCATGCTGGCTGGAGGGATAGGATTTACCCGTGAAAAATACAGCTTAAAAAACACCCCAGTTAAAGGAGACCAAGTAGTCATTATGGGCGGGGACAATTACCGTATTGGCATGGGTGGAAGTGCAGTTTCTTCGGTAAACACCGGGGAATTTGCAAACCACATTGAACTCAATGCCATCCAAAGATCCAATCCTGAAATGCAGAAAAGGGTGGCCAATGTGATTCGCGCCATGGCAGAAAATGAACACAACCCCATCATTTCCATCCACGACCATGGAGCTGGCGGTCATTTGAACTGTCTTTCTGAGTTGGTTGAAGAGACAGGTGGGTCCATTGATATTGACAAATTACCTGTTGGTGACCAAACCCTTTCTGCCAAGGAAATTATCGGCAACGAATCCCAGGAAAGGATGGGATTGGTCATCCATAAAAAAGATGTGGATACACTTCAAAAAATCTCCGAAAGAGAACGTGCTCCTTTCTATGTGGTTGGTGAAACCACCGGCGACATGCATTTCAAATTTGAAAATAAAATCACCAAGGAAAAGCCGATCGACTGGGATCTTTCCCATATGTTTGGAAGCTCCCCAAAAACAGTCCTTACAGATCAGCGTACCAATACAAACTTTAAGGAACCAGAATACCAATCAAGTCTTTTAAGCCAATATATTCAGGAGGTCCTTCAGTTGGAAGCTGTTGCCTGTAAAGACTGGCTGACCAATAAAGTGGACCGCTCTGTAACAGGAAGGGTAGCTACCCAACAAACTACCGGGGCTATCCAATTACCATTGAATAATGTGGCTGTAATGGCGGTGGATTTCACTGGAACCAAAGGAATTGCCACTTCCATAGGCCATGCGCCCGTTGCTGCTCTTGCTAATCCGGAAGCAGGTTCCAGACTGGCCATTGCTGAGGCATTGACCAATTTGATCTGGGCACCAATTGAAGATGGCTTGGAGGGAATTTCCCTTAGTGCCAACTGGATGTGGCCTGCCAAAAATGAAGGTGAAAATGACCGATTATACAGAGCAGTGGAATCAGTAAGTAATTTTGCTATTGAATTAGGCATCAATATCCCTACCGGGAAAGATTCCCTTTCGATGACCCAAAAATATCCGGATGGTAAAACTGTATTTTCACCAGGAACCGTTATAATTTCCAGTGTGGGAGAATGTTCCGATGTCAGAAAGACCATCACACCAGATATCAAGCCGGAAGAAGGGACACAGCTATTCTATGTTGATTTTTCAAAAGATAAAGCTAAACTGGGCGGAAGTAGCTTTGCCCAAGTCATTAATACGGTTGGCACCACTCCCCCCACTGTTGTGGACAGTGAATATTTCGCCAAGGCTTTCAATGTAATCCAAAACCTAATTGAAAATGGGGACATCCTTGCTGGACATGATATCTCTGCAGGTGGTTTGATTACTTCTTTACTTGAAATGACCTTCCCAACCACCAATTGTGGTTTGAATGTCAAAGTGGAAAATCTTAAGGAAAAAGACCTAATCAAAGCCCTTTTTGCTGAAAATCCAGGCGTGATTATTCAGGCAAAAAATGCAGATGAGGTAAAGGATGTACTTGAAAATTACAGCATTAACTATACCCCAATTGCCGAAGTAACCATGGACAGCAAGGTAACCCTTGATGGATTGAACCTTAGCCTTCCAGTGGAAAACTGCAGGGACACTTGGTTCCGCTCTTCCTACCTGTTGGATAAAAAGCAAAGCGGGGAAAAACTGGCAGCTGACCGGTTTGAAAATTACAAATCACAGCCCCTCACCTATAATTTTGACGAGAAATGGGAAGGTTTATTGGATAACTTTAGCCTTAACCCTTTCCGAAAGGAAGCAAATGGTACCAAAGCAGCCATCATCCGTGAAAAAGGTGTCAATGGAGACCGGGAAATGGCCTATGCCCTTTGGCTGGCTGGCTTTGATGTGAAAGACATCCATATGACTGACCTGATTGCTGGAAGAGAAAACCTGGAAGATGTGCAGATGATTGTATTTGTTGGAGGATTCTCCAATTCCGATGTACTGGGATCTGCCAAAGGCTGGGCAGGAGCTTTCCTTTATAATGAAAAGGCTAAAAAAGCCTTGGATAACTTCTATGCGCGCCCTGACACACTAAGCTTAGGGGTTTGTAATGGTTGCCAGCTTATGGTGGAATTAGGCTTGATCAACCGTCGTCATGACCAAAAGCCTAAGATGTTGCACAATGACAGCCATAAATTCGAGTCCTCTTTTGTGAATGTCAATATCCCGGAAAATAACACGGTAATGTTTAGCTCCCTTTCCGGCCAAAGGCTGGGTGTTTGGGTAGCCCATGGGGAAGGCAAGTTCTCCCTGCCAAAAGCCAAAGAGGAATATAATATTGGAATGACTTACAGTTATGAGTCTTATCCGGGCAATCCTAATGGATCTGACCATGCCGTAGCAGGTTTAGCCTCACAGGATGGAAGGCACCTCGCTATAATGCCCCATATTGAGCGGTCCTTGTTCCCATGGAACTGGCCGGACTATCCTGCTGGAAGGAAAAGTGAAGAAATCACCCCTTGGGTAGAGGCATTTGTCAATGCAAGAAAATGGGTGGAAAGCCACCATTAA
- a CDS encoding TetR/AcrR family transcriptional regulator: MDYELETREKIIEVAVDQFTRLGVKYVTMDDIARMGGVSKKTIYQEFRDKGDLVYEAFSQALKEDKQVFLRLVEEEPCPIKHFVKMSSYIRERFSQINPLVLGEIQRYYPKSWALYEDFKENCAVKGILDILKRGQKEGFFRPELNMEILANMRMEQLSDTFDPLKFPPSKFNILEVQVSLLDHFIHGVLTEKGRELFYQQINNQD; the protein is encoded by the coding sequence ATGGATTACGAATTGGAGACGCGAGAAAAGATTATTGAGGTGGCCGTGGATCAATTTACCCGTTTGGGCGTAAAGTATGTGACCATGGATGATATTGCAAGAATGGGCGGTGTATCAAAAAAGACCATTTATCAAGAGTTCAGAGACAAGGGGGATTTGGTTTATGAAGCTTTTTCGCAGGCTTTAAAGGAAGATAAACAGGTTTTTTTGAGATTGGTGGAAGAAGAGCCCTGTCCAATCAAACATTTTGTAAAGATGTCCTCTTATATCCGTGAGCGTTTTTCCCAAATAAACCCATTGGTGCTAGGGGAAATTCAGAGGTATTATCCTAAGAGTTGGGCCTTATATGAGGATTTTAAGGAGAATTGTGCAGTCAAGGGAATATTGGATATTCTGAAAAGAGGACAAAAGGAAGGTTTTTTTCGTCCTGAATTAAATATGGAAATTTTGGCCAATATGCGAATGGAACAATTGTCGGATACCTTTGATCCCTTGAAATTTCCTCCATCCAAGTTTAACATTTTGGAGGTGCAAGTAAGCCTTTTGGACCATTTTATTCATGGAGTACTTACCGAAAAGGGAAGAGAATTATTTTATCAGCAAATCAATAACCAGGACTAG
- a CDS encoding 50S ribosomal protein L25, producing the protein MRSIEIIGFKRANLEKAELNQIREEGNVPCVVYGPGIDEQIHFYAPAILFKPLLYSPEKFMVDLNIEGQKIKTVMRESQFHPVSEVLLHADFLAFSEDKAIKMDIPVEIYGNSPGIIKGGKLEIKTRTLTVKGLAKDFPDTIPVSIDNLELGKSAKVADVKVEGVEIVTHPSVSIATIGIPRALRGKKTAEEETE; encoded by the coding sequence ATGAGATCGATTGAGATTATAGGGTTTAAAAGAGCAAATCTCGAAAAAGCGGAACTGAACCAGATCCGTGAAGAAGGAAATGTTCCTTGCGTAGTTTATGGACCCGGTATTGACGAGCAAATCCACTTCTATGCACCAGCTATTCTTTTCAAGCCATTGCTTTATTCTCCAGAGAAGTTTATGGTAGACCTTAACATCGAAGGTCAAAAAATCAAAACCGTAATGCGTGAATCTCAATTCCACCCTGTTAGTGAGGTATTGTTACACGCAGATTTCCTGGCTTTCAGCGAAGACAAAGCCATCAAAATGGATATTCCTGTGGAAATCTATGGTAACTCTCCTGGTATCATCAAAGGGGGTAAGTTGGAAATCAAAACCAGAACCCTTACCGTAAAAGGTTTGGCCAAGGACTTCCCTGATACCATCCCTGTTTCCATCGACAACCTTGAGCTCGGTAAATCTGCCAAAGTTGCAGATGTGAAAGTGGAGGGAGTAGAAATCGTTACCCATCCAAGTGTCTCTATTGCCACCATCGGTATCCCAAGAGCCTTGAGAGGTAAGAAAACTGCTGAAGAAGAAACCGAATAA